A region of the Rhinoraja longicauda isolate Sanriku21f chromosome 36, sRhiLon1.1, whole genome shotgun sequence genome:
CATTCACGTGTGACTGAGACTGAAAGGCTTGTGTGTGAATGGGGGTGCTTGGTTGAATTTCTGGAGCTGCTGACTTCACCCTGAAAATAGTTGTGATTACATCAGACTCCAGTGTGATTTTTGGCTCTTTCCAAGTCTTTCCTCTTTCCTTTCCCCTGTTTCCCATTAGGCAACTTTCATACATGTACAATTACAGTGCTGAAATATAAATAACTTGCTTTAATTGCATTCCAGTGGGAATCGGAATCATAGAACTTTCAAACCAAAAAAGAACATTCCAGAAGGTTCTCACCAATACGAGTTACTAAAGCATGCCGAAGCAACCTTGGGCAGTGGTAATCTCCGTCAGGCTGTTATGTTACCAGAAGGCGAGGATCTTAATGAATGGATTGCCGTCAATAGTAAGTCTGGCCAATTTGCACCTGGTTTTCTCTCTCTATTTCCGTGTAGTTGTGCCACTGCTGATTATCTTTTCAGCTGCCAGGGTGCAAAGTTCTGGAATACTCTGCCCCTTCCATCACATTCCTTAACCCTCCCTGATTGAACAAGTGTTCCTGTGGAAACAAGGAAAAAGCTAAAGACGGGTCCTGGtccaaaccgtcacctatccatgttccgcaaaggtgctgcttggcctgctgaggtacaccagcactttgtgaccacgTTTTCCTGCTGTCCTAAGACGGCTTTGTGGCAAATGTTGTGGTAAAGATGCTATTTAAATTGATCATGTTTTCATTGTCATGGAGCACGGAAAATGACCCATCTGATCCATACTGGCCATATATTGTAATCCCATTTATCAACAGCACCTGGTCCATTGTCTTTTATCCTAGCCTTATTGATGGCTTTGGGTTTTTTACTGTCACGTTATATGCTTGTGCAATTTGTATTTCGACATTGTCTTGATACCTAGTGGAATTGTGGTTATACCAATCTGGATTTCCTTTTTAATCGTTGCCTTTGTGAAATGTAACATTGACAATCATTTGTCACTTTGATCATGTATCAAAGGAGCTGCAGAAATGTGTTTAATGTCCTTTCATCTGTTTGCCTGTCCCTTTTCCCCGACCCTCAGCTTTCACCATCCCATCAAAGAAAATATTAAAcattttggaagaatgaaagtgaAATGTCTGGGAATACAACTGTTAGTGTGTCAAGCATGAGATTATTTCTAGTGTTTAGACATTTTGGTTAAAGTTCAACAATAACTTAATTGTCCCTATAACTGTTTTTCAATGTGGGCAGTCACTTGAGGACTTGTTTACTGAATGAATGGCATGAAGATGACAGTAGAAATGTGGGTGTTATTTCTTTTCAGCTGTCGACTTCTTCAACCAAATCAACATGTTATATGGAACAATAACGGAGTTTTGTACAGAACAAAGCTGTCCTGTTATGTCAGCAGGACCAAGGTGAGAAAGATGTGCTCTGTCTGCATTGTCGGCTAAGACTTGTGTGACGCTTCTAAATAGCAAGGTTGACAATGACTTTATGGTGTAGGTGTGGTCGCGAGTCAGTGTAATATAAATTCACCAGATTGGTGACTGGTAGGAGGGAGGGATTGTCCTGCAATGAAAGTTAGAGTAGGATTGTTCTAAACTCAAGGGAACACAAACCATTGGGCAATTTCATAGAGGCTCCCTTTTGTACCGACAGTATTTTTAGATTTTGACAGTGTGTTTTCTGTAGCTGGATGGTTGTTAACTAGGCCGTTCTGCCCTCTAGATAAAAGGTGGCCATTTCAGACAAAAGCAATCTTTATTTGTCGGATGCAAATCAGATTTTATAACAATGGCTCGAGAGGGCGTTGAGGTAAGTGGGTGGGATTCCTTGAGAAAAGAGTAGCGGAGTTTTGGGTCGGCAGGTATAATGCAGAAGATAGGAGACTAACGGTGAGGTGGAGATAGCAACAGAATAAGGTGCTGTGTTTGAGGCAGTAAGGTATATGGTTTATGATACGATGGGACGGCTGAAAACTGGTTTGGAGGAACTTGAATGTAGAACAGCAGGAAAAATTTAGGAGGCACGATGCAGCATTTAGGGTAGACAGTGTTTCGGAATGGAGGTCGCAATGCAATGATGACAGCAGACTTGAACGCAGGAAGAGCAATATACCTAAAGAAACAAAAGGAAACTGTCTTGGGCTCAGTAATTATGGGTGAGCCAGTAAGAAAACAGGAAGTTGGCTTCATAGACTTTACTTTTAGATTTAAGAGATACCGTGTAGAAACAGCCCAGTCGGCCCAatgtgtccatgtcgaccagcgttcaccccgaACGCTAACTATCTTAGGCACCAGGGACAACCTTTTACTGTTTttcctgagccaattaacctacaaaccagtgcgtCTGGGAATCAAAAACAATCTGATCAATCTTATTCCTCCACGTATACAACCCAttccctctttggagtgtgggagggaactggagaaatccaacgcagtcacagggagcatgtacaaactcctttcagacagcacccttggtccggattgaacctgggtctctggcgctagaaTATAGCAACTTTGCCACTGTGACATTGTACGGTTCGAGGAAGCAAGGTGGGGGACGAGGCCATTTTGAAGGCGTGGTAACAAGGAAGGTTATGGCCACGTGTGTGAGCTTAAAGAAGGAAGCAACGAGCAACAGGATGGATGGATTCTAACAGGAGAATGGAAGTGCTTGCATTTTCCTTTTGAAGGGAGCATGGTTGGCACAATGTGTGGGTAAGAAGTTTGAATCTGGGGTTTCTTGCTTCCTGATAAAATTGTTGAGTGATCGAAGCAAAAGTGGTACAGTGGTGTAATCTGTAGTCCTACTGCATCATGGTTTTGGTCATCCGAGTTAGGTCCTTGACCTCTGAGTGGATTACACCAGCGAATGGCTGGGTTACCAAAGTCATGCTGGGCGGTaggggtaggtaggttaattggttacatTAACCTTTCCCCCAATAGATTGGATGGTAGAAGAATTGGTGTGACATTGATGGTGTACAAGAGGGAATAGGTTACATAAGTGGGGGAATAAGATTGATCGGTTTGTTTTGACTCCCAGAATGGAATTGATGGACTTCCATCCATGTTTTAAGAAAATATGACAAAAATAATAAATGGACTTGCAGTACCGTCTAACTAATAATCTCAAATGTAGCATCCTAGAAGTTAGTAAAATAGATATTgtaaattcaatattcatgcatTGTTTTCTTTCTTGCCATCTCTTACCACCAAGGTACGAATACCACTGGGCTGATGGCACAAACATTAAGAAGCCGATCAAATGTTCTGCTCCAAAGTACATTGATTACCTTATGACATGGGTACAGGACCAGCTCGACGATGAGACTCTCTTTCCTTCCAAGATTGGTAAGCCATTTTCTTTCAACTGTTTTGGAAATGAAAGCTCTTCATTGAAAATGAAATTGCAATCTAGTAGAGAGAGAACGAATGTAccaaggaggtgaggagggatttctttagccagaggatggtgaatctgtggaactcaatgctgcagacagctgtggaggccaagtcagtgggtatttttgaaGCGGAAATTGTctggctcttgattagtaagcgtgtcaaaggttagggggagaaggcaggagaatggggttgagagggaaagatatattggccatgattgaatggttcaGTAGACTGGGGCGaaaggcttaattctgctccaatgacttgtgTTAATTATGACTAATCCATGAACATGGATGTTAAATGCTGTAAATGCTTAACTGGGCCATGCAGTCTGTGGTGAGGAACAGTCAATGGATTGTATTGCTGAACTAAAAAGAGTTAGTGCTAAAATAAATATTAAGCTGTGTGAAAAGTGGAGGGAAGGACAGAGTAAAGGAAAGAGAAGGAAGACTGGAGGTGGTGAAAGAATGGTGTGAATAACGaaatgtggaggggggggggggttaatgggaGAAGTAGAGTAACTATTTGGAATTGCCAAAaagaggattggggggggggggggtgggggggggggaggagagagaacatTAATTCTCTCTCCCACTTTGAAACCCCTGCCTTGGGTTCCAACAGAGCTGAACATGGGCTGCAGGAACCTTGTGATTAGTTACATTGCATCCTTCCTGACCTGATAGAATTGGACCATTTTAATTAAACTGGCATTGACATACTCCGGTTTCCagcattacattttttttctttttaaagtgtttttctttttaaagtgATTTAACCCCTCGGTGTCACTGTAGAATGGTGGGAATGAGAGATTAAATAATTTTTAATCAGCAACAGAAGTGAACTGCAGATCCTTGGTGTGCGTGCTCACAAGCCTTGTTCGTGGATCCTGAGCCAGTGAAGGTCAGGTGCAGGGTCACGTTTATTtgatatagattttttttagatttagagatacagcgcggaaacaggcccttcggcccaccgggtcctcgccgcccagcgatccccacacattaacactatcctacaccctagggacaatctttttaaaacatttgcccagccaattaacctacatacctgtacgtctttggagtgggaggaaaccgaagatctcggagaaaacccacgcaggtcacggggagaacgtacaaactccgtacagacggcgcccgtagtcaggatcgaacccgagtctccggcgctgcattcgctgtaaggcagcaactctaccgctgcaccaccgtgaattTGGAGCTTGGAGAAAGAAATATTATCATGATCATTTTGAAGGACTGTTTTGAGTCCTTTTTTTCTCTCAATACTAACTTGGGAGCAGGGCTTTGCCATCTGCCAAGtttttataaacaatagacaatgggtgcaggagtaggccattcggccgttcgagccagcaccgccattcaatgtgatcatggctgatcattctcaatcagtaccctgttcctgccttctccccataccccctgactccgctatccttaagagctctatctaactctctcttgaatgcattcggagaattggcctccactgccttctgaggcagagaattccacagattcacaactctctgactaaaaagggttttcctcatctctgttctaaatgacctaccccttattcttaaacagtggccccttgttctggacttcccccaacattaggaacatgtttcctgcctttaacgtgtccaaccccttaataatcttatacgtttttctTGGTTACTCTGCGGGTCGGACTTGTTCTGGTCCACCCTGGGCTTCATCTCTGCCAAGCGAGGTCTGACCAAATATAAAGCAAATAATCACGTGCGGAAtagggtggcgcagtgatagagctgctgctttacaacgccagggacccaggtttgatcctgattacgagtgctgtctgtgcggagtgtgCAAGTTCTACCTGTGACATGGTGGATTCTCcgggctctccggtttcctcccacactccaaaggcgtacatgttttaggttaattggctttggtaaaaactaaattgttcctagtgtgtaggatagtgctagtgtacggggtgatcgctccgGATTCagcgcagattcagtgggccgaaggtcctgtttccacgctgtatctctaaaggctgaTAGTTCATCCTTGCGGATTAGTGAGGTGATTACACATCTTGGGACAGGAGCATGAAAAACAAACTAAGAATTATCTCTTCCTCCATCAATGCTGGCTGACCTAAGAATTTTCAGCCTTGACTTTTATTACCTACAAGATTTTACTCTAGACGTTGGCTGTTAAAATTTGGACAAGTTCTGATGACACCTGAAGTAGAATTTTTGCTTTTTAAGATTTTTTGAAATTTTGAATTTGAAAGGTACAAACTCTTAAGTATTTTTGATTCATTGTGTTTATTCATTGCAGGGGTGCCCTTTCCAAAAAACTTCATGTCTGTGGCCAAGACCATTCTGAAGCGGCTGTTCAGGGTCTACGCTCACATCTACCACCAGCATTTTGACTCTGTGATGCAACTCCAGGAAGAGGCTCACCTCAACACTTCCTTCAAGCATTTCATCTTTTTTGTTCAGGTAAGATATTCTCCAGTGCATTGTCGGCTCTTCTTGGCGAGGCGTCTTGCACATGACGAAAGTCGTGCTGTTTTAAATCTGTTCATTTGCCTTCACACAGATGTAATTGTGGCATAATGTCATTATGATTCCCACAGTGGATTTTTGATCAAAGGATAATTAATGCATGGCCAAATTTCATTGCCCTGCACTCTTGGGCATCTGCATTTTTATTTCAGGAAATGCAGGCACTTTTCTTCTGCAAACTTTTCTTCTGCCGGTTTTCCCCATTGTTTTCCTTTATAAATGGAAGTGTAACTGTTTGCAATGCTCCCAAGATACCTCCTGCTGATTAAGTTAACGATGTTCATTAAATTGGTCGGTTTGTTTGTTTCCGGCTACCCTGTACGGTACAGCACGATCGACCGCCatcttgaaaatgtatgggaagtGCTTGAATAATAGCACTTTTAATATACTGGGCCAAAGAAAAGCCATAATTAAATAGTTAAGCCTTAGATCTTTAATCACCATAACAGATTGCTGTCTCTTGGAGTGCATTGTAGTTTTATATTAAATTAACGTGTGCGTCATGTTTTTTCTATTAGATTAGCTTGGAGTTATATGAGCACTTAAAATAGCTTTAATTAGTACCACATCCCTtaaaagcaagattttcatttgcAGTGCACAGCAGAACACATCTAGAGATGCTGGAACTTGATTCACTGACTGTACATACATTTATCAATATATAAAGGCACACACTGTACATCAACAACACAAGAATAAgtgtagacgcaaagtgctggagtaacttggggtcaggcagcatctctggtgaacatggataggtgatgttttgggtccgggCCCGTCagtcacgaaatgtcacctatccatgttctccagagatgctgcctgatctgctgagttactccagcgctttgtccttttcttgtaaaccggcatctgcagttcattccttctATTGGAATAATTGCCTAAGGTGGTCTGATTCTTCCTGCGTGAAACCAGGCCTTTAGCCATGACAGGGAATTTTGTTTTAATAGGCGTATGGAGATTGAGTTGAGATATCAATGACTCCTTTTCTGTACATTTAACCCTTGGGGTAAAAGTGccggagggtattagctataagaggtcgggcagatttggattgttttcactagaGCAGTGAAGGtttaggggagacctgacagaagtatacacTATTAtggaaggcatagatagggtggacagtcacaaCCTGTTTCTTAGATGTAGTTTTAATGTGAGGGGGTACAATGTGtagaggagatgtgcgggggcaattgtttttgcacagagtggtgggtgcctggaatgtgttgcgaggggtggcagtggaggcattTTAGATAATGACATTCAAGAGACATTAAATGTCTCTGGGTACATGCAGAtggcaggatatggatcacatgcaggcagagattagtttaacttggtgtcatgggacattttgggccaaaggcctgCCCCTCTGCTGTAATGTTCTGTTCTACATTCTACTAGTTCTGTTAATAACTTTGGATTTTCTCCCAAATTTCAGGAATTTAATCTGATTGACAGGAAAGAACTTGCTCCTCTTCAAGATCTAATTGAAAAACTTGGATCAAAGGACAGATGATTTGTCTCCCTGTTTTCCACATCAGCGTGATCTTAGTGCTTTTTTTCTACCTTCAAGATCCCCGTTTCCTGCGCGTACACAGTATGATGTGTGATCATTGTGAGCATGCTCTGTGGGGAAAATCCATTGTCTCTTGTTGTTAAGTAGTTCTTCGATATttttgtgaataacttcaaaaatgcaCGTCCATGAGTTAGTTGGTTCTAGCCATATGTCAGTGTTTTAAGCAATTGCCCTTCAACCAAATTGAAAGGCCCAAGGTGCACAGATATTCCATCTATTTCACAAAAGGACATTGCAGTGTTGATTCACTGTCCTTGGAAGCGaagagtacacacacacatactctgcATTTACCAAAAGCTGATAGTGAAGCAAATTAAAAATGCTTAGGGGAAAGATATTGCTGCATATAAATTAGATTAATTTGGATTCTTGACTGATGGATTTGTGGTCTGGGTCCCTACTTTCTTCGTATTCCACCTACCTCCCGTTTTGTTTTTCTATTAATTTGAGGGAAGATGGAAAAACCAATGATTCTTGACCTTGAGCTAGAAACAAACTGGAACTTGTGCAGTTTGAATGTATGTTTTAAATGAGTTGATTTGCAGTGTGACTGTACCCCCGCTGCAAACAGGCAAGTTAATTGTAGACTAGTTAATTGTACACAGTCTCTAAATGTACTGTTTGGGTTCAAAAGAAAGTGAGCGATTTTGTACTTCTATGTTGGTGCGCATTCTCCTCTCTCTCGTTATTGTGTGTGTTTTGATTTGGCCGCCTGAGGCGTGTTTGTACATGGACAGTACAGTTGACATGGAAAGCCCTCACTTCCACAACCGCCATTTGGTTGTCTTGCATTTGTCGTCCACGTTGATCAATACATCACTTTCTGCGTGTAATAGGTTTCAAACCAGTGGAGAATCTCTTAACTTTTTTGAACAGTGTCACAACTTAAAACTCTTTAATCCAATACCACACTGCTGGAGGCAACATACCACCAGTTTATTTCCTCACACCTTTCTCCCCCTGCCAACAAAATACCCATTGATTACAGTATTGAACAGTTGATACTGCCTGCAACCTAGTGGTTGTGTGAATCTACCCTTCGCTCTAATTCTTTTTAATTGCTTTGATTTATATATTTGTCAATTTGTGGTTTTCcgatcactgcttggtttggctGTCTTTTATCCGCAGTTTTGGATTATAACACAGAGCATGTACAGTTGTATATTGTGAACACTGTGTTGCCTATACTTCTAATGTTATTAGATGCACTTTGGGGACTGTGCCCAGTTGCCTTAACTAGACTACTTTTTTCAAAACTTGGTCAGTCATGCTTTATTATTGAAAATG
Encoded here:
- the LOC144610292 gene encoding MOB kinase activator 1A — protein: MSFLFGNRNHRTFKPKKNIPEGSHQYELLKHAEATLGSGNLRQAVMLPEGEDLNEWIAVNTVDFFNQINMLYGTITEFCTEQSCPVMSAGPRYEYHWADGTNIKKPIKCSAPKYIDYLMTWVQDQLDDETLFPSKIGVPFPKNFMSVAKTILKRLFRVYAHIYHQHFDSVMQLQEEAHLNTSFKHFIFFVQEFNLIDRKELAPLQDLIEKLGSKDR